The genomic stretch aatattgaaaatctaattattgctataataaaataatgcttaTGCATTTCGATTTCTGTGCAACCCTtctttgttcaccactgtattccTTTACTTCATGTTGTTACAGTTATCTTGTGGTTCTCAAGTGACATCCATGAAGAATAATACAGAGGTGACTGATTTCATACTACTAGGACTAACCAATGTCCCAGAACTTCAGGTTCCCCTTTTTATAATGTTCACCCTCGTTTACCTCATCACTCTGATTGGGAATTTGGGCATGATCATGTTGATCCTGCTGGATTCTCGTCTCCACACTCCCATGTACTTTTTCCTCAGTAACTTCTCTCTGGTAGATTTTTGTTACTCCTCAGCAATCACTCCAAAGGTCATGGCTGGATTCCTTATAGGAGACAAGGTCATTTCCTACAATGCGTGTGCTGCTCAGATGTTCTTCTTTGTAGTCTTTGCCACTGTGGAAAGTTACCTCTTGGCTTTAATGGCCTATGATCGCTACGCAGCAGTGTGCAAACCCCTGTATTACACCACCACCATGACAACAGGTGTGTGTGCACGTCTGGCCATAGGCTCTTATGTCCTTGGCTTTCTGAATGCTTCTATTAACATTAGAGACacattctgtctttctttttgtatgtCCAATGTGATCCATCACTTTTTCTGTGATGTTCCAGCAGTCATGACTCTGGCTTGCTCAAATACAGACATTAGTGAACTAATTCTTGTTCTCCTCTCAACCTTTAATGTATGTTTTGCACTTCTTGTTATATTGATTTCCTACTTGTTCATATTTATTACTGTTTTGAAGATGCACACGGGTGAGGGATACCAGAAGGCTTTATCTACCTGTGCTTCTCATCTTGTTGCAGTTTCCATATTTTATGGGACTGTCATCGTCATGTACTTACAGCCCAGCTCCAGTCATTCCCTGGACACAGACAAAATCGCATCTGTGTTTTATACTATGCTCATCCCCATGTTGAATCCTGTGGTCTAcagcctgaggaacagagaggtcaAGAGTGCATTCAGAAAGGTTGTTGAGAAGACAAAATTTTCTCTAGGTTTTGTCTTAGTGACATAGAATCTACAAAAAGTTGTTTCATTCCTCTTAGATCTACTCCCTACAATACCTCAAATGTTAATGGCCATTTGGGATATTAGAACAAAAGTTtgtctgatttatatttttagttgaaTATAGTTCCAgtcaaataaaatgcagaaaagaataaTGATAGTTTCATATGAAGTATATTTAATGAAGTTCATGCTTTTCTTGGCACATTTTATCTGAAGGTAAATAATTATAACAGCTTAATAAACTAATGTTTAAGTCATTACTGGatttggaaagaaaaagcatATGTATGCTTGTGAAAGTTTTCAAAGGTAAATAGCCATATTAGAATAAAAGAAGGGATATGATTGTCATTTTTACCTTAATCATTTGAGTACCAActcttcacattttgttttagaaattgcACTGAAGTTAATAATGTTACTCATTTTTTGGCAGTAAATGTTTGGAAATAGTTAATGCCACTCACTCATTTATACTTTAGTTTAAGCTATATCATGTTTTATCACATTCCTACCATTCATCCCATTTCATTCACACTGTTTTGTAGCAATATTGGACAGCTCCAACCATGCCCTTGTCTTAGCTTCTTTGTGTTAGCTGGTTCCTCTGCATGAGATATTCCCACACTCATTTCAGATTGCTGATTAAATGTTACCCACCCAGGTTGGTTGTAGAGGCCTGCcatgaactattttttaaaatagtcactCCCCTCCCATGAACTTTTTCCCTAAACTTGCTCTTCACAGTCATTATCAACattcagctctttttttttttttgtatttaattcacCTGTTCATCCATTTCCCTCAATTTGAATGGAAAGTCCCTTTGAGCATTAGCTTAATCTGCTTCTTTCACTGGAAGTAAAGCTTTGAGCCTtgatttcaaaatcattttactGAGCATTAAAACAACTCCAGAAATTCCAAATTATATGGGTAGAAGTCAGATGAAAAAGCTTTGTACACATCAAGGGGAGAATACCACCAATATCTACTTAATAACAACCCCAACTTCTTACAGGAAAATAGCAGTCTCAAAACACTCTCTACCCCTAACATTGAATaatcctgccttttttttttttaattctccaaacTGCTTACCTGCTTAAAACCAACCAATGATTGACAAATATATCTGAAGACAATTTAGGAGGTCTCTCCTACTTCTGAAAACCATATCTCAACAAAACACTTGCCAATCACATGACtcagtatttattcattttcctcaATAAACCTACTCTTCTAACACCCTTGAACTCTGCTGAAATGAAAGTGATTGAAGATGGTTTCCTTTGTGGTAACTTTATGAACAAACCACCTTTGTTAGTTTTATGTGGGACATAGTTTTGTGTTTGATATACTTCAGAATTGGTAATAAAGacatgacatcataaaaatgagcctcttgaaatcttccctagaatttacaacgaattgaacaactataactccacaaaggattccctgtgcagcagacaggcaagactcagaggcacactactgaaatcatctaacgGTGGGCTGTAAATATAATGTGAGTTAGGTTCCTCGTTGTGCCTTCTGTCAGGGGAACGCTCTGTCCAGGTGGCAGGAGTAAACTCGGGAAGACCTCGCCAGCCTTCCTGGTTGAACAATAGCTGACCCGCCCGGTGGAATGCATGAAGAGAATCACGTAGGTTGCCTTGTGGCCATAGAAACCTCATGTACCTGCCGAAAATATGTCCCCTGCCTTCTACcctagataattaccctgaaacttgtgattcattgtCCCCATGCTTGCTGATTGTAATCATTATGGCCTAACATTCTTTTCACTGGTAATCTATTGgaaaaaacactataaaattaGTTTCCCAAGGGAGCCCTAGTAGGAACTCTCCAACGAGGATGCTCTCCAGACACACCTGAA from Rhinolophus ferrumequinum isolate MPI-CBG mRhiFer1 chromosome 11, mRhiFer1_v1.p, whole genome shotgun sequence encodes the following:
- the LOC117031041 gene encoding olfactory receptor 5B17-like, encoding MKNNTEVTDFILLGLTNVPELQVPLFIMFTLVYLITLIGNLGMIMLILLDSRLHTPMYFFLSNFSLVDFCYSSAITPKVMAGFLIGDKVISYNACAAQMFFFVVFATVESYLLALMAYDRYAAVCKPLYYTTTMTTGVCARLAIGSYVLGFLNASINIRDTFCLSFCMSNVIHHFFCDVPAVMTLACSNTDISELILVLLSTFNVCFALLVILISYLFIFITVLKMHTGEGYQKALSTCASHLVAVSIFYGTVIVMYLQPSSSHSLDTDKIASVFYTMLIPMLNPVVYSLRNREVKSAFRKVVEKTKFSLGFVLVT